GCTTAGTATTAAAGTATACACAAAATTGTAACATGATAGGAAAGGATATTTGTCTCGGAAGAAATACCagaacatttttatttgattacacttttgccttttgtttttgtgacaataataataatacaggATGAAGAAGCACCATGCAATGAAAAAGATCAGCAACAATCCAAGGAAAATTGGGAGGAAAAACACTACATGGGATAGAAACTAAAACCAATTTGATCTTCCAAGTTTTTGTACTCTTTCAATTACTTCAATTAGCCTCCTCTAACAATCAAGTTTAGCAAGAAATCCTTGTAACTACCTCTTGCAACCTCTTCAACTTTCTGGGGTAAAGAAACCCCATATAGGTTATGGTAGTCTGCCTTTATGTCCTTCATATCAATGTCAGCTCGAGTAACAATGACACGAGTAAGCGATTTCTTAGTGTTCTTATCCACATCAATTTTCAATGCTGCATTCAAAACCTGGGACAAAAAAACAATGCAATTtacaataaatttcataattattgttattaagaaaaagggaaaacaaaatcAAGAACTCAAGGGGTTGGATTCTAAAATTGTAGCTTCATCTTACCTTACTGAAATATATTTGTGGAGTACAAAGGCATTGCACAGCCTCTTTAAATCTTAAATCATCAAGATCCTATTAGCCACAAGCAGTGAAGGTATAATCAGAAATAGAAATCTCATCATATTTGAAGTACAAGAAAACCTCAAGACCTAAGTTAGCAATATCATATAgaattatatgataattataattttaatagaaGTGTAGAACTTCAAATGACATTAGTATATATGGTGAATTAGTAGTGTATGAATACCTCATCGAGGTTCTTGCCAGATATCTCTTTATAGTGCTTGCAAACTGCCTGGATATGTAGCTTGCTTCTTGTTGCCAATATCCTAATCACTTCATCATcctcattaagaggcttcttaTGAGCATTCTTAATGGCATTGGAAAGGGTTTTGGCCTCTGATTTTGCAGTGTCATCTTTAACCTTTGTTCCTTCGTATCTATAGGCACTCAGTAGGGCAACCAATAGCTGTTCACAAAAGTAATAGGTGTTAGATTGACTTAGATATTGTGCtatatttcaaaaaacataaaacaaattcaCCTAAGCATTATTGGTAATCTAacatttacttattttattaaatacaatcTTGCATATCATTTCTAAGCTTGGACATTGTCTACAATGTGCTTTACATTACAACCATCATTTATTTATAAGGACCATATAAAGTGAAGTACCAATAATTATTTTCCAACATTCAATATGAATTGTCTTAATCGTAATACCCACAAggtgaaaaattattatatggtcTAAGACACTACATGTTATGATCTCAGTCAATCTTCATGAGACAACTAAaatcttaaatttgaaaatcaagtaATTAAACTGTCTACATATATATCACATAGAGATTGATTGAATCTATGAACGCGTAGTGAATCAAGATCATGCAATAATTTCTCCTATAAAATGGTGCAAGTGATACCTCACCTTTCTTTCAATACCATGGATGTGAGAGGCAACATCTTCTTCAATGGAGTGGTCAAAGAGGGAATGGTAAGCCTTCCTAGCTCCCAATAGCTCTTCTGAGGATCTAGTGCATGCAACCTCAATCAGCACTCCATATTCATTTGGACCCTTCTTTAGGGCCTCTTTTACTAAACGAGCATCTCTTTCCCAAGGGTGCATGGTCCAAAGCACCACAGCATTCTGATTAAATCAGTCACATAAGGGACCACATGCCATATTAATTATTCCAACTTTAGTTCTTTGTATTTTATTAGTTGAATCTTGTTGTTGAATGTTGAGAgtattaacaattaaaaaagcCAAGTGATAATTGCCAGAATGCGTCATTACATTTCTTCtctaatattaaaaaagagaatataataataataataataataataataataataataataataataataataataataataaagagtatCACTTCCATGAGTTCCTTCGTTTAACTATAACAAATATacattaataaaagtaaaataaatcccTAGACAGAGGGCTACATTTATTCTATGAAAAAcgtgaataaatatttttctgactattttaataagaaaaatgtgaataacttttgttacatttaaattttttttattgaattcattacaaaaattatttagttaattttttttgcaattagGTTGTTCATGAAActataaaacattattttttttaaaaaaaaatctgtgtTTCTAAAAGTTTAAACATACAGTACAGATGGTTATTATTCTTAAACACCttttacaatataataaaaaatgggttatatatttacaatgttgagtaattttatattgttatttaaataacaaattgtTATGTATATTGTATAATCAAATTGCAACCTCAAGAAAAGGATAATTAGTTGAACAGTTGATAAAAACAAACGAACATTctatataatcttatatatgcATTTAATTAAGTTGGCACCCTCCATATATATTCTTATAGCAACAATTTAACTTTGactttatcaaataaattaaaaagaatcaaTATCAGCCATTCTGGCcatgaaaacaaattttacaaaTAGAGATATATATTCAACTGACTATACAACAAAGGAAATTGACTTTTAACACTGCAGAACAGagtaaccaaaatttaaaaaacagaaCAAACCAGACAGGAAAATGTACCTTAAAACGCACGAATTCATGCTTGAGAAGACGAACATATTGGTCATCCCACCTCTGAAAATGGCGTTCATGATCCTCACTGAACAAATGTGGTGTCTTCTTCCTGAAAGATTCTCTCTCCAGAGGATCCCATTTTCCCAGTAATGTTACCAATGATTTCTCATCCACTCCATGCCCTGAAATCACCAACCATCATAATCATCAAagacatgcatatatatatttggattCAGACAAATATCCTTGTTCGAAGAAAATCTTGTTCGATATACGGTCAGATACTAATTGTAAATACATTTCTCATTAAAGATTTGAACTTTCATTCATCATGTCACTGAGAGACTAATTCTCTTCACAAGATCAACCCCGTTGATAAGGACAtgcatatttaataatattaaaaatataaagtataaaaatgagGTAGTATATTGTACAAGCTTAGGGGATGTGTTAAACGAAAGAGAGAACCTGAGAAAGCTTGGGTTACAGCTTCTAACTCTTGATTGAAAGCCATTCTGATTCTTCTGTGTgtgaactttgaagttttatAGAGTTGAGACAAGTGAAGGACAATAAAGGGTATGATCACTTTATAGGACCCTGGAAGGCTAAAATCGtcatttaaaatgtaattatgaaaaatCAAGTGAAACTTCTTGTGTTCTTACCACCTTTGACCAATGGAGTATGAACACGTGAAGTATAAAATAAGAGAGTTACATTTGTGTATATTAAACAAGGACCTACAATGACTCATTTATCCTTGACATCTTAGCTGTCAGAACTTGAGTGTTTCTGAAcaagtaaattaattatatgatactTTGTTTGacagatttaattaattaattatatggaactgaaattagtaaataatttttttaatagaaattaaattactcctctcaaaaatagaaattaaactatACTAATGTCTAGTTTATTCTAAAAActgtatttttaatgaaattggaATGTTAACTTACTTTGTgatactgtaaaaaaaaataacttaatttgtgATAACTGtaaaatgttacggaaaaatttataactcaaaaataacataaatttaaacttCAGTTAAAAAGCCAGCTCAACAAATGCAATAAAACtattagaagagagagagaattcaTTAAATACTTGTTGTAAGTTATATAATTAATGTGGATTGCAGTTGCAATCATGCCCTTCATTTTGGGCTGTATACGACTAAGGCACTAGGATGTTTCAATTTCTTAAATGACCACTTAAAATGCtagtatttaaatatttgttaatgAATCTAAGAGGATTTTATATAGCGGGTAATGTTTCAGTTTACTACCAAAAAGGAGAGCTTATACAGGGGAACCACCGAgtaaactcaatttttttttaccgagTCAAAAGATCATAAAATAGAGTGTTATATAATTTATTgggtcaaaaattaattttatttgtaatacaTGATTGTCttgctaattcaattttttttatatgataaaaattaaatacagatattttggttaaataaatcattctcATTTATCTAAACGAAAGGCGCCTTACATGTCCATTACGCCAATCGATTGGGTACTTAATTTTAAAGCTTATTCCTTTATCATGcccttttccttttatctttctttagtTTCTATTCAATCTTACCCGAAAAAAGACATTTATATTTAAAGAATTATAGGAAATGAATTTGATACaatctattttatttgaaatgaaTAAGAGAATCACATTTTATAATAcacttacaaaaaaataatacgaAGTtagttgtaataattaattttgtatttaaataactaaatattcaaaataaaaaagttagctAAAAATAAGTTGTTAACTATTAATCGAAAAGTTtcagtgaaaaaaatattttaataaaaaagttcaatgttttatttttcataaaaagctgatttctttgttaaaaataataaaaagttataatcTAAAATTTTAAGTAAAGGTCAAATTAATATACATGATTTCTTATGTAGTATCATCTTTAGGAACAGTGATGCATTCTTGTGGATATTGTGAACTTTTTGTATTGTAATATCAATGGAGCATGGCTCACGAAGGGGAAGAAAAGGAATGAAACAGAACCCACAAACAAAAGAGATTAATAActtctatatatttataaatatggaAAGATGCTTTGTAATATGTACAACTTTCAACGTAGGATGCAGATAAGTTTCATAACcaactatatttaattttatttgacctTGGAGAAGTGCAATCTAGAATTTATGATACGATACCTCCCACACTAACGATTACAGATCATACCTAGTAAAGTATATTAGAAGAAAGcttagaaaatataatatagatCATGTGTTGCCGACGAAAAAGataataatcatatttattaatcgaatagaaaacaaacatatttttgtttttatcataaAGCACCAATTCGAAGATTGACtagttatattaatttgataaaagtatatttttctctaacaaagttatatatcattaaatttttttacagtaGTTTATGTTATTTCTAAACAATAAAGAGTACCTAAGTCCAAAAATAAAGCTACATTATTCAGCTATCCCATTCACAATACGGATGTTATCTTCCtttataattatgaataatGAATAATGTTAGACAACAATAGTTGTTAGCTGGCATTTTCCCATTAAGTTAATTGTAAAAGGACACATGTTACGTCAatgtattaatatatatatatataatcatccaTGTGAAAATCATGGCTTCCAAACATGAGTGGCCTAGAATGGATAAATTGTTTGTTGTTTCCATATCAAGACTCAATTATGAGTACCTAGATGCGACATAGGACAAAAACTTTGAAGGGTAAAACAGCTCTTAGTAACCATCAACAATATGGATCAATTGGGTGAATTATTTTACCTTAATAAATAGTCACGAGTTTAAGTCTTTAGATGAGTGATTCTATTTGATATGAACAAAATTATTTCTCATAATGAAATtggtttaaaaatataaatcttaataaaataattagtgtaaaaaaatcATCCGAAGTAAATTTGATAAATTctaattaacaaatatttaatatctagtttaaaaaatttattccaaAGACATTACATTtaagtaaaagtaaaataaacatGTATTGTGGTCCTAGATGGTGTACTGCGTTTTCAACATGAGGCTCGTGTCCCTTATAATTATGTGGgaggataaactttgtcagAAATTctacattataaaattattcataccACATTGTCACGATTAAACTGAATCtcatattttattctacaagTAATTAAACGTGCAACATTGATGCGCATGCGATAGCGTGTGCATATGAATTTTAATCGAATATTTTTAGTTAGTTTACACATAAGTATGAATTCGAACAAGAGTTAAAATAATAGCAGAACCAAACAGCTAAGCCAAAATTGTGAGCCGGCATAAAGTTGGTccttccaatttttttaattaaaattaattcatatataatCCACCTAATTATATTCAAAAAGTGTTAaacaaagtattaaaaaatatgtaacgtAACTGATACTCATTCtttactaaaatttctattatttcaCTCGCATACAGACTGAGCATATATATTTTACGTAATTCatacacttttttctttttctttttacataatGTTATGTTTTCAGTATGTATTTATGTCGGTGGAAAATAATAAACAACTTAATTAGTAGGAATTTCAATGTTTCACTGAGTGGAACTTTTTCATCTATTGTACATATTTCTATTTTCCATGCAGTGAATtgacattttgtttttatatcaaattactTTTAGTAACTAGTTACTGCATGGTTGGGACTATTGTTAATCATTGCAGACAGCTCCTAATCCAATTGCAaaaattttagtgtttattttattaggaaATGAACTAATTGTATCACTCATGTTCTTTCTACGACATcccaattatatatatgttagcTAATCAtcactcatcatcatcatgtaaatgattttattatcatttgcaTTTATTATCTTGTTATTAATGAAGTGAGCtaagtttcttcttcttttttttttttaagtaacagGATGGCTAAaatttattgtgaaatttaataaataaattttttataactcaAACTATAGGAGAGGAGTAGCAAAACAACACTCTGTTTCTGTATTGTGACACTATTTCATTAGTTTCATTGATGATTatgaaaataagtaattttttagagTTAAAAATcgttagaaaatataaaaaaaaatccacaaaTTTATAAATCCTTCTTTCCTAATCTTCATCTTCTCTAACTTCATATTCTTcgaatttaaataaacaatattttttctttttttctttttaaatgttcTGTTCAATTGCAATTATCAATATCACTTTATTGATCATATCATCTTCTTTTTTGAATTTCCCTTCCTTCCCTAAAAACTTAACAcctttacttttaaatttattgtacgAATACCAATTTCAATGTTCCATCTGAATCAAAATGTTGTTAGCAAACttagggggtgtttggtttgactattttttgtttttcattttcactggaaataaaaaatagtaatggaagtgtgtttggttggattttttaaaacattttcaatgaaacaattttcttaaacaaacaaaaaactgaaaataataaaattttgtttttagttgaaACCAGGAAACTCGTTTTAGGTAAAATGAAAACGCGATGacaaagaatataattttaagcaaatctaaaaatacatttctttttgaaaacacattttcaatgtttttatttcttgaaagcagaaaacaagaagtcaaaccaaacatgtttttagaattctaatcttttaaaaatgaaaacagaaaatgaaaatagaaaatgaaaatgaaaaccaaacacacccttaacAATCTAACTTCCAAATTCACCTCTCTCACGGATTAGCCTAGTggatggagaagatgaagaaaGTTAGGGAATaagaatttataaatttgtggatttttttttctagattttGTGACAGTTTTTAACCCCTAGAAATCATCACTCTTATAACCATCAATGAAACCAATGAAAGAATGATATGTATGGTCGGGTATTGggccaaaaaataatagatttcaattttttgaggaaaaaaattcaaaattttgtagggatgtatttcaaacattttgatatttataaatacaaaaaacatattttagcatataatttaatttttaaaaaataccatGTAGGCTTGGATTCATCCAAACCTGActctgaaaaaaaaacaacacatttcaattttatgaggacaaaaaacataaaaaattttacaaagacaaattctaaaattttcgATATTTAgatgacaaaatatattttagatattaaaaaaaacataaaacacttCAATTCACAGCACAGTAAACTTCTATCATGGCTAGCagttaaaactttaattttttcttttaagcaAAAGGCAGGGACAAGTTGCAGCAGAGGAAAGGAAGGCATATCCTAATCAGGTTCACACCCCAATCTCTCCCTCTGTTTCATAATGACAGCAAACCccaaatatattgaaaaaatataaagaaattacAACAAAGATTGAGGGACATAAATCAAAtcccaaagatgataagaaaACAACTATTTGATTCTATAAAAAGGACGATTGTTCCTATTTCTAAAGAAAGACTCACcaatgaaaatagaaataggACGTTGTTAAatgcacccagcattttttGAAAATGTCAAAACTGTCCTTGTACTTTCTTCGCATTTGTGATGAGTGTGCGTGAGGGTGGTCCGTAAAtcgtacggatcaagttgatccg
The nucleotide sequence above comes from Glycine soja cultivar W05 chromosome 11, ASM419377v2, whole genome shotgun sequence. Encoded proteins:
- the LOC114375021 gene encoding annexin D4-like, with the translated sequence MAFNQELEAVTQAFSGHGVDEKSLVTLLGKWDPLERESFRKKTPHLFSEDHERHFQRWDDQYVRLLKHEFVRFKNAVVLWTMHPWERDARLVKEALKKGPNEYGVLIEVACTRSSEELLGARKAYHSLFDHSIEEDVASHIHGIERKLLVALLSAYRYEGTKVKDDTAKSEAKTLSNAIKNAHKKPLNEDDEVIRILATRSKLHIQAVCKHYKEISGKNLDEDLDDLRFKEAVQCLCTPQIYFSKVLNAALKIDVDKNTKKSLTRVIVTRADIDMKDIKADYHNLYGVSLPQKVEEVARGSYKDFLLNLIVRGG